In Entelurus aequoreus isolate RoL-2023_Sb linkage group LG02, RoL_Eaeq_v1.1, whole genome shotgun sequence, one genomic interval encodes:
- the LOC133639681 gene encoding excitatory amino acid transporter 2-like — MQKHVEVRIDEGHLEPTVDATDSICSTICDKVMKNMVLTLTILGVFLGSIAGMLLRHISPLPPDVILIISFPGEILMRMLKMLILPLVVSSLVTGLAGLDAKSSGRLGTRAMVYYMTTTVIAAVLGVILVLLIHPGNPKLKANLGQGKKNDDVSSMDALFDLIRNLFPENLVQACFQQIQTVTSKIPVPTNRTKAPPQFTIKRSLQFKSGMNVLGLIGFFVAFGVIMGKMGEKAKLMLEFFNVLNEIVMKIVGAIMWYSPFGIACLICGKIISIADLEVVARQLGMYMVTVIVGLIIHGGIFLPLIYFVIVRQNPFKFFMGIFQAWVTALGTASSAGTLPVTFRCLEENLKIDKRVTRFVLPVGATINMDGTALYEAVAAIFIAQMNGIELDWGQIVTVSMTATLASVGAASIPSAGLVTMLLILTAVGLPTQDISLLVAVDWLLDRFRTSVNVVGDSYGAGIVYHLSKDELDSFDAQQTRLDDFEMAKTKSFFENNANQNVYAHHNSILIDDCKVTMGKNGKTSGFSLVEEEPWKCE, encoded by the exons ATGCAGAAGCACGTGGAGGTCAGGATAGACGAGGGCCACTTGGAGCCCACAGTGGATGCGACTGACAGCATATGCAGCACTATCTGTGATAAGGTCATGAAGAACATGGTTCTCACGCTCACAATTCTTG GGGTGTTTCTCGGTTCCATTGCTGGAATGTTGCTGCGGCACATATCGCCTCTCCCTCCTGATGTTATTTTGATCATAAGCTTCCCGGGGGAGATCCTAATGAGGATGCTGAAGATGCTTATTTTGCCTCTTGTTGTTTCGAGTCTTGTCACAG GACTAGCCGGCTTGGACGCTAAATCTAGCGGCCGATTAGGCACCAGAGCCATGGTGTACTACATGACAACAACAGTGATTGCAGCTGTCTTGGGGGTGATCCTAGTGCTGCTCATCCATCCCGGGAACCCCAAGCTGAAGGCCAATCTCGGCCAGGGAAAGAAGAACGACGATGTTTCCAGTATGGACGCTTTATTCGATCTCATCCGGAACCTGTTCCCAGAAAACTTAGTGCAAGCCTGCTTCCAACAG ATACAAACTGTGACCAGCAAAATACCCGTGCCCACCAACAGAACCAAAGCACCCCCGCAGTTCACAATCAAGAGGTCCCTCCAGTTCAAGAGTGGGATGAATGTTCTTG GTTTAATTGGATTCTTTGTTGCTTTCGGAGTCATCATGGGGAAAATGGGGGAAAAAGCCAAGTTGATGCTGGAGTTCTTCAACGTCCTGAATGAGATCGTCATGAAGATTGTCGGTGCAATTATGTG GTACTCGCCTTTTGGTATTGCATGCCTAATCTGCGGGAAGATCATCTCTATTGCCGACCTCGAAGTGGTCGCCCGGCAGCTGGGGATGTACATGGTCACCGTGATCGTGGGCCTCATCATCCACGGAGGCATCTTCCTCCCACTGATATATTTTGTGATAGTCAGACAAAACCCTTTCAAGTTCTTCATGGGAATATTCCAAGCCTGGGTCACGGCACTTGGAACGGCATCCAG CGCCGGAACCTTGCCAGTCACGTTCCGATGTCTGGAGGAGAACCTGAAAATCGACAAGAGAGTAACGCGTTTTGTCCTCCCCGTGGGCGCCACCATCAACATGGACGGCACCGCGCTTTATGAGGCCGTGGCTGCCATTTTCATCGCTCAGATGAACGGAATCGAACTCGACTGGGGCCAAATTGTCACAGTCAG taTGACGGCTACCCTGGCCAGTGTGGGAGCAGCCAGTATTCCGAGCGCTGGACTGGTCACCATGCTGCTCATCCTCACAGCAGTGGGTCTGCCCACTCAGGACATCAGCCTCCTCGTGGCTGTCGATTGGCTCCT GGATCGATTCCGTACTTCAGTCAACGTGGTCGGAGACTCGTACGGCGCCGGTATCGTGTACCATCTTTCCAAAGACGAGCTGGACTCTTTCGACGCCCAGCAAACCAGGCTGGACGACTTTGAGATGGCTAAAACGAAATCCTTCTTTGAAAATAACGCCAACCAGAACGTTTACGCTCACCACAACTCAATCTTGATAGACGACTGCAAG GTCACCATGGGCAAAAATGGCAAGACTTCAGGGTTCTCTCTTGTCGAAGAGGAACCGTGGAAATGCGAGTAA